In Mariluticola halotolerans, one DNA window encodes the following:
- the thpD gene encoding ectoine hydroxylase, whose protein sequence is MTMRALQTKTDDYPSRSSGTEQWLERKDPVFWGKWTPEAPLTRTEAESFAKKGYLVLKSLFTPQEVQALQAESARLRAPGAKLDKETLITEPGSDDVRTIFQLEQQSALFNRLANHKRLAAIASFLLDDEVYIHQSRLNYKPGYAGKEFYWHSDFETWHAEDGMPRMRAISASVLLSDNDAMNGPLMLMPGSQDHFIACAGETPEDNHKSSLKKQEVGVPSEESLLKLAETFGIEYAAGDAGTVILFDCNTMHGSNGNITPFPRSNAFFVYNAMSNQLQAPFGAKKPRPAFLANRGEPKPVTLDPEPLA, encoded by the coding sequence ATGACGATGCGCGCTTTGCAAACAAAGACCGACGACTATCCGAGCCGATCTTCAGGCACTGAACAATGGCTGGAGCGCAAGGACCCTGTGTTCTGGGGCAAGTGGACGCCTGAAGCGCCCCTGACCCGCACCGAAGCCGAGAGCTTTGCCAAAAAGGGCTATCTCGTACTCAAGAGCCTGTTTACCCCGCAGGAGGTGCAGGCCCTGCAGGCTGAATCCGCCCGGCTGAGAGCGCCCGGCGCCAAGCTGGACAAGGAAACGCTGATCACCGAGCCCGGCTCCGATGACGTGCGGACCATTTTCCAGCTTGAGCAGCAAAGTGCCCTCTTTAACCGGCTGGCCAACCATAAGCGTCTTGCCGCCATTGCCAGCTTTCTGCTCGATGATGAGGTTTATATCCATCAGTCACGGCTGAATTACAAACCGGGTTATGCCGGCAAGGAATTCTACTGGCATTCAGATTTCGAGACATGGCACGCCGAAGACGGCATGCCCCGCATGCGGGCAATCTCGGCGTCTGTTCTGCTCAGCGATAACGATGCGATGAACGGGCCGCTTATGCTGATGCCCGGCTCGCAGGACCACTTTATCGCCTGTGCAGGGGAGACACCGGAGGACAACCACAAATCCTCGCTGAAAAAGCAGGAAGTGGGTGTGCCTTCCGAGGAGAGCCTTTTGAAACTCGCGGAGACATTCGGCATTGAATATGCCGCCGGCGACGCTGGAACCGTGATCCTGTTCGATTGCAATACGATGCATGGGTCGAACGGCAATATCACGCCGTTTCCGCGCTCCAATGCGTTCTTCGTTTACAACGCCATGTCCAATCAGTTGCAAGCTCCATTTGGCGCCAAAAAGCCGCGTCCGGCCTTTCTGGCCAATCGCGGCGAGCCCAAACCCGTGACGCTTGATCCTGAACCTTTGGCCTAA
- a CDS encoding aspartate kinase, with amino-acid sequence MSNENNAPASRGAHTVEKIGGTSMSRVRELIGTILVGDRQGDALYNRAFVVSAFGGITDQLLENKKSGEAGVYALFAAADSDHAWMQTLNNVSTAMHEINGLMFEDAGDRHAADDFVRERIEGARGCLIDLQRLCSYGHFQLGAHMQTIREMLSALGEAHSAHNLTLLLRREGVNARFVDLTGWRDEAQPDLDERIQAAFAEVDISRELPIVTGYAQSRDGLMREFDRGYSEVTFASIAALTGAREAIIHKEFHLSSADPRLVGEDKVRKIGRTNYDVADQLSNMGMEAIHPKAAKKLRQADIPLRVANAFDPKDPGTLIDAEAADTAGVEIVTGLPVTTLELFEQDMVGVKGYDATALEILTRHKVRIVSKISNANSIVHHVEAPLKAIRRVERDLAKVYPSASISTQRAAIVSAIGRDLKGLRVMLRGLTALDDAGIVPNSALETGRGVDVQFVLRKEDLDAAIKALHHELIETSAKKQLRQAA; translated from the coding sequence ATGAGTAACGAAAACAACGCCCCCGCCTCGCGCGGTGCGCATACGGTCGAGAAAATCGGCGGCACCTCGATGAGCCGGGTGCGTGAATTGATCGGCACGATACTGGTGGGCGACCGCCAGGGCGACGCGCTTTACAATCGGGCCTTCGTGGTCTCAGCCTTTGGCGGCATTACCGACCAGTTGCTGGAAAACAAGAAATCCGGTGAGGCAGGTGTTTATGCGCTGTTTGCCGCCGCTGACAGTGATCACGCCTGGATGCAGACGCTGAACAATGTCAGCACGGCAATGCATGAGATCAACGGCCTGATGTTTGAGGATGCCGGGGACCGCCACGCGGCGGATGATTTTGTGCGTGAACGGATCGAGGGCGCGCGTGGTTGCCTTATCGATCTGCAGCGCCTTTGTTCCTACGGGCATTTCCAGCTTGGCGCACACATGCAGACCATTCGCGAAATGTTGTCTGCTCTGGGCGAGGCGCATTCGGCCCATAACCTGACATTGCTGCTGCGCCGCGAAGGGGTCAATGCCCGCTTTGTTGATTTGACCGGCTGGCGCGACGAAGCGCAACCGGATCTCGATGAGCGTATTCAGGCCGCGTTTGCGGAAGTCGACATCAGCCGCGAATTGCCGATTGTTACCGGCTATGCGCAAAGCCGCGACGGGCTGATGCGCGAATTCGACCGGGGCTATTCCGAGGTGACCTTTGCCAGCATTGCCGCGCTGACCGGCGCGCGCGAGGCGATCATCCATAAGGAATTTCACCTCTCAAGCGCCGACCCGCGCCTTGTGGGCGAAGACAAGGTGCGCAAGATCGGGCGGACCAATTATGATGTGGCCGACCAGCTCTCGAATATGGGGATGGAAGCCATTCACCCCAAAGCTGCCAAAAAGCTGCGTCAGGCCGATATTCCCTTGCGCGTTGCCAATGCGTTTGATCCCAAGGACCCCGGTACCCTGATCGATGCGGAGGCTGCCGATACAGCTGGCGTCGAGATCGTCACCGGCCTGCCGGTAACGACCCTTGAACTGTTCGAGCAGGACATGGTCGGGGTGAAGGGCTATGACGCGACGGCGCTCGAAATCCTGACCCGGCACAAGGTCCGGATTGTTTCGAAAATCTCCAATGCCAATTCGATTGTCCATCACGTCGAAGCGCCGCTCAAAGCCATCCGGCGGGTGGAGCGGGACTTGGCCAAGGTTTATCCCTCGGCCAGCATTTCCACCCAGCGGGCCGCGATCGTCTCGGCCATCGGGCGCGACCTCAAGGGTCTGCGGGTGATGCTGCGCGGGCTGACGGCGCTTGATGACGCCGGGATTGTACCCAACTCGGCGCTTGAAACCGGGCGTGGCGTTGATGTGCAGTTTGTGCTGCGCAAGGAAGATCTCGATGCCGCCATCAAGGCGCTGCATCACGAGTTGATCGAGACCAGCGCCAAAAAACAGCTGCGGCAAGCCGCTTAA
- a CDS encoding aspartate aminotransferase family protein, with protein MLSNDQLDKWDRENFFHPSTHLAQHARGESPNRIITGGSGVYIEDRDGNKLLDGFAGLYCVNAGYGRAEIAEAIAAQAKELAYYHAYVGHGTEASITLAKMVLDRAPKNMSKVYFGLSGSDANETNIKLIWYYNNILGRPKKKKIISRWRGYHGSGLMTGSLTGLAGFHNKFDLPLSPILHTVAPYYFRRDDLSMSEADFVAHCVSELEAMIAREGADTIAAFIGEPVLGTGGIVPPPAGYWPAIQAVLKKHDILLVADEVVTGFGRLGTMFGSDHFGIEADIITIAKGLTSAYAPLSGSIISDKVWKVLEQGTDENGPIGHGWTYSAHPIGAAAGVANLKLIDDLNLIANASEIGAYLNTSMKAALGEHPHVGDIRGEGMLCAVEFVEERAARKFYDPAQKIGPQISAALAKHNVIARAMPQGDILGFAPPFCLTKAEADIVVEKTALAVKEVLG; from the coding sequence ATGCTTAGCAATGATCAACTCGACAAGTGGGACCGGGAGAATTTCTTCCATCCCTCGACCCATCTCGCCCAGCACGCTCGCGGTGAAAGCCCCAACCGCATCATCACCGGCGGCTCCGGCGTTTATATCGAGGATCGCGACGGCAACAAATTGCTCGATGGTTTTGCCGGGCTTTATTGCGTCAATGCCGGCTATGGCCGCGCCGAGATTGCCGAGGCGATTGCCGCCCAGGCCAAGGAACTGGCCTATTATCACGCCTATGTCGGCCACGGCACGGAAGCCTCGATCACGCTGGCCAAAATGGTGCTCGACCGCGCGCCCAAGAACATGTCCAAGGTCTATTTCGGCCTCTCGGGTTCTGACGCCAATGAGACAAATATCAAGTTGATCTGGTATTATAACAATATCCTCGGCCGCCCGAAAAAGAAGAAGATCATCTCGCGCTGGCGCGGTTATCACGGCTCGGGCCTGATGACCGGCTCGCTGACCGGTCTTGCAGGTTTCCATAACAAGTTCGATCTGCCGCTCTCCCCGATCCTGCATACGGTCGCGCCCTATTATTTCCGCCGCGATGATCTCTCCATGAGCGAAGCCGATTTCGTCGCCCATTGTGTGAGCGAACTTGAAGCCATGATCGCGCGGGAAGGGGCTGACACCATTGCCGCCTTTATCGGCGAGCCGGTGCTCGGCACTGGCGGCATTGTCCCGCCCCCCGCTGGCTATTGGCCCGCCATTCAGGCCGTGCTGAAAAAGCACGATATTCTTCTGGTTGCCGACGAAGTGGTCACCGGTTTTGGTCGCCTCGGCACCATGTTCGGCTCCGATCATTTCGGCATCGAAGCCGATATCATCACTATCGCCAAGGGCCTGACCTCGGCATACGCGCCGCTTTCCGGTTCGATCATTTCCGACAAGGTGTGGAAAGTGCTGGAGCAGGGGACCGATGAGAACGGCCCCATCGGCCATGGCTGGACCTATTCCGCCCACCCGATTGGTGCCGCCGCCGGTGTCGCCAATCTCAAGCTGATCGATGATCTGAATCTTATCGCCAATGCCAGCGAAATCGGTGCCTATCTCAACACGTCGATGAAAGCCGCGCTCGGCGAGCATCCGCATGTGGGCGATATTCGCGGCGAAGGCATGCTCTGTGCGGTTGAGTTTGTGGAAGAGCGCGCGGCACGCAAATTCTACGATCCGGCGCAAAAGATCGGTCCGCAGATTTCAGCAGCTTTGGCCAAGCACAATGTCATCGCGCGCGCCATGCCGCAGGGCGACATTCTCGGCTTCGCGCCGCCTTTCTGCCTGACAAAGGCAGAGGCTGATATCGTGGTTGAAAAGACCGCTTTGGCGGTCAAGGAAGTGCTGGGCTAG